A section of the Gimesia sp. genome encodes:
- a CDS encoding serine/threonine-protein kinase: MLEEHELMEGDLDQIIASLMRKIDQGEKIDAQQLVMDHPHLQAELEAYLADVALIEKLAGPTASEQCYASEWNAKAEQTAHYGQGGHSESGTESQLLQGRFGRYQIEKVLGQGAMGTVYLAEDLELERQVALKVPRLDDSESAEMMLERFYREARSAATLRHRGICPVYDVGCEEGVSYISMAFIPGMPLATCIAQGKINSQRKIGIVMRKLALALEAAHQQGVIHRDLKPANIMLDEDNEPVIMDFGLARQLGKQEAERLTVAGMVMGSPAYMSPEQVTGDLDAVGPQSDIYNLGVILFELLTGRLPFQGPAVVLIGQILTAEPVPPSRQVEGVAPELEAICLKMLAKKMDDRYQSMQEVVDALTAFLKKSGQTSAAKSKRKSSTTAERQPVSDWFGFRNGSVSGRAVLLAAALPIVFLLGAIVLLFRAGERTVQVTIDDPSAVVTIDGKQRVRFSGKQGEVELAIGPHEVTVTHNGTIVKGYDQFHFVVAENGNEPLVIEVLDQTAPPVEKPVAKPASESPPLNEPDSVLARLLAMMRQKPVMVQEFDFKRGPDKIGVSNVTFRNGRMLIEMNSGFHDGAWPWADGNGSGLIQVDVKLLEGAGWLVNLHTSEDIGFLIELKNGEMAARASLFGDRKNTLMPGYKLLEKEAPTRGVNQIDQLLILIEGRKITVFLNGKQCGEPFTLDFDIGKYSVLVGALNNNREKITKVEYERIRIFPLLPTPHTETEAAAP; the protein is encoded by the coding sequence ATGTTGGAAGAGCACGAGCTGATGGAAGGTGATCTGGATCAGATTATTGCCAGTCTGATGCGGAAGATCGACCAGGGGGAGAAAATTGATGCTCAACAGCTGGTGATGGATCATCCGCATCTGCAGGCAGAGCTCGAAGCTTATCTGGCTGACGTGGCACTGATCGAAAAACTTGCCGGACCCACCGCATCGGAGCAGTGTTACGCTTCCGAGTGGAATGCGAAGGCAGAGCAGACGGCCCATTATGGGCAGGGCGGTCATTCTGAGTCTGGTACAGAGAGCCAGCTGTTGCAGGGGCGTTTCGGTCGCTACCAGATTGAAAAGGTGCTGGGGCAGGGGGCGATGGGAACCGTGTACCTGGCGGAGGACCTGGAACTGGAACGGCAGGTGGCGTTGAAAGTGCCCAGACTGGATGATTCCGAGTCAGCCGAGATGATGCTGGAGCGTTTTTATCGTGAGGCGCGTTCCGCGGCCACACTGCGACATCGGGGGATCTGTCCTGTCTATGATGTCGGGTGCGAGGAGGGGGTGAGTTACATCTCCATGGCTTTTATTCCCGGGATGCCGCTGGCGACTTGTATCGCCCAGGGGAAAATCAATTCGCAGCGGAAGATCGGGATCGTGATGCGCAAGCTGGCCCTGGCGCTCGAAGCGGCACACCAGCAGGGAGTGATCCACCGCGATCTTAAGCCGGCGAATATTATGCTGGATGAAGATAACGAGCCCGTAATCATGGACTTCGGACTGGCCCGTCAGCTGGGTAAGCAGGAAGCGGAACGTTTGACGGTTGCCGGTATGGTGATGGGATCGCCGGCGTATATGTCTCCCGAACAGGTCACCGGTGACCTTGATGCAGTGGGGCCTCAGAGTGATATCTACAACCTGGGTGTCATCTTGTTCGAACTCCTCACAGGCCGGCTGCCATTCCAGGGACCAGCCGTGGTTCTGATCGGACAAATTCTGACAGCAGAGCCCGTTCCCCCGTCCCGTCAGGTAGAGGGAGTGGCACCCGAACTCGAAGCGATCTGCCTGAAAATGCTGGCGAAGAAAATGGACGATCGTTATCAGTCGATGCAGGAAGTCGTCGATGCGCTGACTGCCTTCCTTAAAAAATCAGGACAGACCTCTGCAGCCAAAAGTAAGCGAAAGTCATCTACGACAGCGGAGCGGCAACCGGTGTCTGACTGGTTTGGTTTCCGGAATGGTTCTGTGTCAGGTCGGGCGGTGTTGCTGGCGGCTGCACTGCCGATCGTATTTCTGCTGGGGGCGATCGTCCTTTTGTTCCGTGCCGGTGAGCGGACCGTGCAGGTGACGATTGATGATCCGTCAGCCGTGGTGACCATCGATGGAAAACAGCGAGTCAGATTTTCAGGCAAGCAGGGTGAGGTCGAACTGGCGATCGGCCCGCATGAAGTGACAGTGACCCACAACGGGACTATCGTCAAAGGCTATGATCAGTTTCATTTTGTGGTTGCGGAAAACGGGAACGAACCGCTGGTCATCGAAGTGCTGGATCAGACTGCACCACCTGTTGAAAAACCAGTGGCAAAACCTGCCAGCGAAAGTCCTCCCCTGAATGAACCCGATTCCGTGCTGGCCCGACTGCTGGCGATGATGCGACAGAAGCCGGTCATGGTTCAGGAGTTTGACTTTAAACGTGGTCCGGACAAGATTGGCGTTTCAAATGTTACCTTTCGGAACGGTCGTATGTTGATCGAGATGAATTCGGGTTTCCATGATGGTGCCTGGCCCTGGGCCGACGGGAACGGATCGGGGCTGATTCAAGTGGATGTGAAGCTGCTGGAAGGTGCCGGCTGGCTGGTGAATCTGCATACTTCTGAAGATATCGGTTTTCTCATCGAATTGAAGAATGGGGAAATGGCCGCCCGAGCTTCTCTGTTCGGGGACCGGAAGAATACGTTGATGCCCGGGTACAAACTACTGGAGAAAGAAGCACCGACCCGCGGGGTGAACCAGATCGATCAGTTACTGATTCTGATCGAAGGCCGCAAGATCACCGTGTTCTTAAATGGGAAACAGTGTGGAGAACCATTTACGCTCGATTTTGACATCGGTAAGTACAGTGTGCTGGTCGGGGCGTTGAATAATAACCGAGAAAAGATTACGAAGGTGGAGTATGAACGGATCCGGATCTTCCCGCTGTTGCCTACACCGCATACAGAGACGGAGGCTGCTGCCCCCTGA
- a CDS encoding sulfatase-like hydrolase/transferase, with translation MKQFALMLCFVFCAAETTSAAVPQSASTARRPNIILIMADDVSWECFSSYGAEDYETPHIDALAKQGIRFTNCYSTPLCTPSRVKLMTGKYNFRNYTHFGYLNPNEKTFGQLLQSAGYKTAIAGKWQLNGLYHKAEGCKDNTRPFKAGFDEYCLWQVTTGVKVKEGGGERFWSPPLEQNGKYFSIEDNQGKYGPDIMSDFLCDFIRKNKDQPFFVYYPSTLVHNPFVPTPDTIGSAPRTQAANKQPKGKAARKANFVAMVNYLDQIVGKLVKQVEDVGQLENTLILFTADNGTNVRITSQWNGQTIHGGKGSTTDMGTHVPLVAYWKGHTPQGVVLDDLVDFTDFYPTFAAMAGIKLGKDDPIDGRSFLPQLNGQAGEPRKWVLNHYQPYWGRFQGDQYVRNAGFKLYRDGRFFHVPVDLTESQNIAAGQAGAVGEKARGMLQQTLSTIPPPPPVKGGPNAGARPNYPDWRNIVNPND, from the coding sequence ATGAAGCAGTTTGCATTGATGTTGTGTTTTGTGTTTTGTGCGGCAGAGACGACCTCAGCAGCCGTTCCCCAGTCTGCGAGCACAGCCCGACGGCCAAATATTATTCTGATCATGGCGGATGACGTCAGCTGGGAATGTTTTAGCAGTTACGGGGCGGAAGATTACGAGACGCCGCACATCGATGCACTGGCGAAGCAGGGCATCCGGTTTACGAACTGTTATTCCACGCCGCTCTGCACGCCGTCCCGCGTGAAGCTGATGACGGGGAAATACAATTTTCGCAACTACACGCATTTCGGCTATCTGAATCCCAATGAGAAAACCTTCGGTCAGCTGCTGCAGTCGGCGGGGTATAAGACGGCGATCGCGGGGAAGTGGCAGTTGAACGGGCTGTATCACAAGGCGGAAGGTTGCAAGGATAATACGCGGCCGTTCAAAGCGGGCTTTGATGAGTATTGCCTGTGGCAGGTGACGACGGGGGTGAAAGTCAAAGAGGGGGGCGGCGAGCGGTTCTGGAGCCCGCCGCTGGAACAGAACGGCAAATATTTTTCGATTGAAGACAACCAGGGGAAGTACGGCCCGGACATCATGTCGGACTTCCTGTGTGACTTCATCAGAAAGAACAAGGATCAGCCGTTCTTTGTCTATTATCCGAGTACGCTGGTGCACAATCCGTTTGTGCCCACGCCCGACACGATTGGATCGGCACCGCGAACACAGGCTGCGAACAAACAGCCCAAAGGGAAAGCGGCCCGGAAAGCCAACTTTGTGGCGATGGTCAATTACCTGGATCAAATTGTAGGGAAGCTGGTTAAACAGGTGGAGGATGTCGGCCAACTGGAGAATACGCTGATCCTGTTTACCGCCGACAATGGCACCAATGTCAGAATTACCTCACAGTGGAACGGACAGACGATTCATGGCGGGAAAGGTTCGACTACCGACATGGGCACGCATGTGCCGCTGGTCGCGTACTGGAAAGGACACACGCCGCAGGGTGTGGTGCTGGATGATCTGGTTGATTTCACCGACTTCTATCCCACGTTCGCCGCGATGGCCGGGATCAAGCTGGGGAAAGACGATCCCATCGACGGACGCAGTTTTCTGCCTCAGCTCAATGGCCAAGCGGGAGAGCCCCGGAAGTGGGTACTGAATCACTACCAGCCTTACTGGGGCCGGTTTCAGGGGGATCAGTATGTACGGAACGCGGGTTTCAAACTGTACCGCGACGGGCGGTTCTTCCATGTGCCCGTCGATCTGACCGAGAGTCAGAACATCGCCGCAGGCCAGGCCGGAGCTGTTGGAGAGAAGGCACGCGGGATGCTGCAGCAGACGCTGTCGACCATTCCCCCCCCGCCGCCGGTCAAGGGAGGTCCGAATGCAGGGGCGCGGCCCAACTACCCGGACTGGCGGAATATTGTGAACCCGAATGATTAG
- a CDS encoding sulfatase, which yields MKRAPIKGLLFLLLLTWIVVFPVRAEESVRNPGTKREGKPNIVWILVDDMSCHFGYQGEKLVETPQVDQLAREGVIFSNAYATAPVCSAFRSAVITGMYQTTIGAHHHRSSRGELKIHLPEGMQTIPELFRAAGYFTTNANPEGTRPGKEDYNFVYQKADLYDGFDWRKRAPGQPFFAQYQLQGGKLRNVDRWYAEVKAGLKQLVTADEVTLPPYYPDHPVIREDWAAYLNSVSYTDYQVGNILQQLKEEDVLDNTIVFFLTDHGISHARGKQFLYEEGVKIPFVVWAPEYLPAGEVRDDLIAQIDLSATSLALAGIEIPKWMQGRPLFGSQAKPRAYVVSARDRCDETVDHIRSIRKSNFKYIRNYLPQRPYLQPCKYKDGKPFMPVLRELNAAGKLNAVQSLHLAETRPEEELYDLTQDPWEIHNLAGDPAFKQQVAQMRCLLTHWELETDDRGRFPEAEAMYDSDMAPYLAKSRKRNPAEAKSLEANINLMKRWRAAGK from the coding sequence GTGAAGCGCGCTCCCATCAAAGGCTTACTGTTTCTGCTATTGCTCACATGGATTGTGGTGTTTCCTGTGCGGGCGGAAGAGTCCGTGAGGAACCCTGGTACAAAGCGAGAGGGAAAGCCGAATATCGTCTGGATCCTGGTGGACGACATGTCGTGTCACTTTGGTTACCAGGGAGAAAAACTGGTTGAGACACCGCAGGTCGATCAACTCGCGCGGGAAGGGGTCATCTTCAGTAATGCTTATGCGACGGCTCCGGTCTGTTCTGCATTTCGCTCAGCGGTGATCACGGGGATGTATCAGACCACAATTGGTGCGCATCATCATCGCAGCTCCCGGGGAGAATTAAAGATTCATTTGCCGGAAGGGATGCAGACGATCCCTGAGCTGTTTCGTGCAGCCGGTTATTTCACCACGAATGCCAACCCGGAGGGGACCCGCCCGGGAAAAGAAGATTACAACTTCGTTTACCAGAAAGCGGATCTCTATGATGGATTCGACTGGAGAAAACGGGCGCCCGGCCAACCGTTCTTTGCGCAGTATCAACTTCAGGGAGGGAAACTGCGAAATGTCGATCGCTGGTATGCAGAAGTCAAAGCCGGTCTGAAACAGCTCGTAACGGCAGACGAAGTCACGCTGCCGCCGTACTACCCGGACCATCCCGTGATCCGCGAAGACTGGGCTGCCTATTTGAACTCCGTGTCCTACACCGATTATCAGGTGGGAAACATCCTCCAGCAGTTGAAAGAAGAAGATGTACTCGACAATACCATTGTCTTTTTTCTGACCGATCATGGCATCAGTCATGCCCGTGGCAAACAGTTCCTCTATGAGGAAGGGGTGAAAATCCCGTTTGTTGTCTGGGCTCCAGAGTATTTACCTGCGGGAGAAGTACGCGATGATCTGATTGCTCAGATTGATCTTTCCGCGACGAGTCTGGCACTGGCGGGAATCGAAATTCCGAAGTGGATGCAGGGACGTCCCCTGTTTGGTTCGCAGGCAAAGCCGCGTGCGTATGTGGTGTCAGCCCGCGACCGTTGTGATGAAACCGTAGACCATATCCGCAGTATCCGCAAAAGCAATTTCAAGTATATCCGTAATTACCTGCCTCAACGCCCGTATCTACAGCCGTGTAAATATAAGGACGGGAAACCGTTCATGCCGGTGCTGCGCGAATTAAATGCTGCGGGAAAGTTGAATGCGGTGCAGTCTCTGCACCTGGCTGAGACGCGGCCGGAAGAAGAGCTCTACGATCTGACTCAAGATCCCTGGGAGATTCACAATCTGGCTGGCGACCCGGCATTTAAGCAGCAGGTCGCACAAATGCGATGTCTGCTGACCCACTGGGAACTCGAGACGGACGACCGGGGTCGTTTTCCTGAAGCGGAGGCGATGTACGATAGTGATATGGCGCCCTACCTGGCGAAGAGTCGCAAACGGAATCCGGCTGAGGCGAAGAGCCTGGAAGCGAATATTAATTTGATGAAACGCTGGCGTGCTGCAGGTAAATGA
- a CDS encoding 6-bladed beta-propeller, whose translation MYHHQLHRRDFLCQSLLTGACALGAGRLAADERPLPVFGQGKFRYRPVAGWGVLDERTPVKNCSAMVVDARGRIYLLTDHCANNVIVYDRDGKLLQKWGTRFPGAHGLEIVQEEGREVLFITDLNLHRVFKTTLDGEILMELSYPKSTGKYANEKEYRPAWTLHLPNGDFFVLDGYGKDYILRYNRAGKLLDYFGGPEGGIAHWGPHGGVVDTRGPGAPELVIAMSDQQTIKRLTLEGKLIEEISLPGSNPRMIQIVGEHMFVPHLADNWPKDRESKGYISVLDRDYKIVSNIGGTAPQYVNGKLQPMSQQGGFFRHPHDLVVAADGAIYVPQFASGNTYPVKLVPEV comes from the coding sequence ATGTACCACCATCAACTGCATCGACGCGATTTTCTTTGTCAGAGTCTGCTCACCGGAGCCTGTGCGCTGGGGGCGGGGCGGCTGGCTGCAGATGAACGGCCGCTGCCTGTATTCGGGCAAGGGAAGTTTCGTTATCGGCCTGTCGCCGGGTGGGGTGTGTTGGATGAGCGGACGCCGGTGAAGAACTGCAGTGCGATGGTGGTCGATGCACGGGGGCGGATTTATTTACTTACCGATCATTGTGCGAATAATGTGATCGTGTATGACCGGGACGGGAAGCTGCTGCAGAAATGGGGGACGCGGTTTCCCGGAGCCCATGGTCTGGAAATTGTGCAGGAAGAGGGTCGGGAGGTGCTGTTCATTACCGATCTGAATCTGCACCGGGTCTTCAAGACGACGCTGGACGGCGAAATTCTGATGGAGCTGTCGTATCCCAAGTCGACGGGCAAATATGCTAATGAGAAAGAGTATCGCCCCGCCTGGACGCTACATCTGCCGAACGGGGATTTTTTCGTACTCGACGGCTACGGCAAAGATTACATCCTGCGTTACAACCGTGCGGGAAAGTTGCTGGATTACTTCGGCGGTCCGGAAGGGGGCATCGCCCACTGGGGACCGCACGGGGGCGTGGTTGATACGCGTGGTCCGGGGGCGCCCGAACTGGTCATCGCGATGAGCGATCAGCAGACGATCAAGCGTCTCACGCTGGAAGGGAAGCTGATCGAGGAGATATCGCTGCCCGGTTCGAATCCGCGGATGATCCAGATTGTGGGCGAACACATGTTTGTGCCCCATCTGGCGGATAACTGGCCGAAAGACCGGGAGAGCAAGGGGTATATTTCGGTGCTGGATCGCGATTATAAAATTGTGTCGAATATCGGCGGGACGGCTCCGCAGTACGTGAATGGTAAGTTGCAGCCGATGTCGCAACAGGGGGGCTTCTTCCGGCATCCGCATGACCTGGTGGTTGCTGCGGACGGAGCCATTTATGTGCCGCAGTTTGCGTCCGGAAATACGTATCCGGTCAAGCTGGTGCCTGAAGTCTGA
- a CDS encoding glycoside hydrolase family 71/99-like protein, whose translation MNRNAAPFVMLLVSLLACLVQPLAAQDEKAVQPVDPGTLTGKVMVGYQGWFNCPEDGSGLGWKHWARLGHKQFGPGNVTVDLWPDISELDADERYATGFRHDDGSRAEVFSSANRKTVLRHFRWMQEYGIDGAFLQRFASGLSNMRLLQNKNLVLNHVREGAKESGRTFAVMYDLSGLQAGEVERVFDDWTELREIQRVAEDTQYQRHNGKPLVAVWGIGFSDDRPYSLQECFELVKLFKGNGCAVMLGVPSYWREGTRDAVDDPLLKEIIKAADVISPWSVGRYRSPKEANRHAERVWQPDRQWCAEEGLDFLPVAFPGFSWHNLQGGELNQIPRRKGDFLWSQIKAAERIGCGMLYIAMFDEVDEATAIFKCTNHPPTGNGGKFVTYEGLPSDHYLKLAGKASRLMKGVGKKAPVKKEDERRLLIGYGEGILELNGQNDIVWHYQQPGIETVYDAWKLPNGNVLFAHRFGVREVNQAKETVWEYKVPPIKGQQEINSCQPLGDGKVLILDCGNQKLLEVDRQQNVTWSIDLPDGGKNVHNRYMQARKTPQGTYLISYRDNKVILELDSKGQEVWRYDLKPQDRPFTAIRLANGRTLIPCITSYQIIEVDPEGKITWILDKRDDLGFELLYPVGVQVRNNGNLVVINSDYHHRKGMDNDVQAFEITRDKRVLWKLMKTDLEEDGKVPVVERGTKMPSHHLLSIQVLGEPAGLK comes from the coding sequence ATGAATCGAAACGCTGCTCCATTTGTTATGCTGCTGGTCAGTCTGCTGGCCTGCCTGGTGCAACCGCTGGCTGCCCAGGATGAGAAGGCTGTGCAGCCGGTCGATCCCGGGACGTTGACCGGAAAAGTCATGGTGGGTTACCAGGGCTGGTTTAACTGTCCTGAGGATGGCTCCGGGTTGGGCTGGAAGCACTGGGCCCGGCTGGGGCATAAGCAGTTCGGTCCGGGAAATGTGACCGTGGATCTGTGGCCCGATATTTCGGAACTGGATGCCGATGAACGCTATGCGACCGGATTTCGTCATGATGACGGCAGCCGGGCGGAAGTTTTCAGCAGTGCGAATCGTAAAACCGTGCTGCGACACTTTCGCTGGATGCAGGAATACGGGATCGATGGGGCCTTCCTGCAGCGATTTGCTTCCGGGCTGTCGAATATGAGACTGCTTCAGAATAAGAACCTGGTGTTGAACCATGTTCGCGAGGGAGCCAAAGAGTCGGGACGCACGTTCGCCGTGATGTATGACCTGAGTGGTCTGCAGGCGGGCGAGGTCGAGCGCGTCTTTGACGACTGGACGGAACTGCGCGAGATACAGCGCGTGGCCGAGGATACTCAATACCAGCGGCACAACGGGAAACCATTGGTCGCGGTGTGGGGTATCGGCTTCAGTGATGATCGGCCGTATTCACTCCAGGAATGTTTCGAACTGGTTAAACTGTTCAAGGGGAACGGCTGCGCGGTGATGCTGGGCGTTCCGTCCTACTGGCGCGAGGGGACGCGGGATGCGGTTGACGATCCGCTGCTGAAGGAGATTATCAAAGCCGCTGATGTAATCAGTCCCTGGTCGGTGGGTCGCTATCGGAGTCCCAAAGAGGCGAATCGGCATGCGGAACGGGTCTGGCAGCCGGATCGTCAATGGTGCGCAGAAGAGGGGCTCGATTTCCTGCCGGTTGCGTTTCCGGGATTCAGCTGGCACAACCTGCAGGGCGGGGAACTGAATCAGATTCCGCGGCGGAAGGGGGATTTCCTCTGGTCCCAGATCAAGGCGGCCGAGCGGATTGGCTGTGGGATGCTGTATATCGCGATGTTCGATGAAGTGGACGAAGCGACGGCGATTTTCAAATGTACCAATCACCCGCCGACCGGGAACGGGGGCAAGTTTGTCACGTACGAAGGGTTGCCCAGCGATCATTATCTCAAGCTGGCCGGCAAGGCGAGTCGGCTGATGAAAGGGGTCGGCAAAAAGGCCCCCGTGAAAAAGGAAGATGAACGTCGGCTCCTGATCGGCTATGGGGAAGGGATTCTGGAACTGAACGGGCAGAATGACATTGTCTGGCATTACCAGCAGCCCGGCATTGAAACCGTCTACGATGCCTGGAAGCTGCCGAACGGGAATGTGCTGTTTGCGCACCGGTTCGGCGTGCGGGAAGTCAATCAGGCGAAAGAGACGGTGTGGGAGTACAAAGTCCCCCCGATCAAGGGGCAGCAGGAGATCAATTCCTGTCAGCCGTTGGGTGATGGAAAGGTGCTGATTCTGGATTGCGGCAATCAGAAGTTGCTGGAAGTGGACCGGCAGCAGAACGTAACGTGGTCGATTGATCTGCCCGATGGCGGCAAGAATGTTCACAACCGGTATATGCAGGCACGCAAGACGCCGCAGGGGACGTATCTGATTTCGTATCGTGACAACAAGGTGATACTGGAATTGGATTCTAAGGGGCAAGAGGTCTGGCGGTACGACTTGAAACCGCAAGACCGCCCGTTTACGGCGATCCGTCTGGCAAACGGGCGGACGCTGATTCCCTGTATTACGTCGTATCAGATTATCGAAGTCGATCCCGAGGGGAAGATCACCTGGATTCTGGACAAGCGGGACGACCTCGGTTTTGAACTGTTGTATCCGGTGGGTGTGCAGGTGCGGAACAACGGGAACCTGGTGGTGATCAATTCCGACTATCATCATCGCAAAGGGATGGATAACGACGTGCAGGCGTTTGAAATCACTCGTGACAAACGCGTGCTCTGGAAGTTGATGAAAACGGATCTGGAAGAGGATGGCAAAGTCCCCGTGGTCGAACGCGGCACCAAAATGCCGTCGCATCATCTGCTGAGTATTCAGGTGCTGGGGGAACCGGCGGGGTTGAAGTAA
- a CDS encoding DUF1501 domain-containing protein, whose product MSRRTSEFCDGISRRSVIKAGLTGLMGLSLPEILRLKAQAASTNGRKQDNTAIIFLELAGGPTQHETYDPKPNAPADYRGPLNPISTSVPGVQFSEFMKEQARVMDKLAVIRSIHHNSGSHRTSSHLTQTGYYLRDRQSNENEMPSIGCITSKVRGSNEQGIPAYVSLPRDMRFGRAAWLGKGYNPFITARDADRKNFEVPNLTLLRGLTSERLKDRKQLLKGFDATREIIDNNGVGDAMDQFTREAFEMVAGDAARNAFDISQEDEATRDRYGRNSFGQNILLARRLVEHGVTVASVRVTGPSWDDHRDLVKRMKQKAIPYDRAFAALVEDLHARGIDKKVMVVAMGEFGRTPKFNKNAGRDHWGRVMSVALAGGGIKTGQVIGASDAEGGTPIDAPYRPENVLAMLYRHLGIDPSTTFLDHSGRPRYILERRELISELI is encoded by the coding sequence ATGTCTCGACGAACCTCTGAATTTTGTGATGGAATCTCGCGACGCTCAGTCATTAAAGCAGGTCTGACCGGCCTGATGGGGCTGTCTCTCCCCGAAATTCTGCGTCTCAAAGCCCAGGCTGCCTCGACGAACGGTCGAAAGCAGGACAATACGGCGATCATCTTTCTGGAACTGGCGGGGGGACCGACGCAGCATGAGACTTACGATCCGAAACCCAATGCACCTGCCGATTATCGTGGGCCGCTGAATCCGATCAGCACCTCTGTCCCAGGCGTGCAGTTCAGTGAGTTCATGAAAGAGCAGGCACGGGTGATGGATAAGCTGGCGGTCATTCGCTCGATTCATCACAATTCGGGCAGCCATCGGACCAGCAGTCACCTGACGCAGACCGGGTATTATCTGCGCGATCGACAGAGTAACGAAAATGAAATGCCGAGCATCGGCTGTATTACCTCCAAGGTCCGCGGCAGTAACGAACAGGGAATTCCCGCGTACGTTTCACTGCCTCGCGACATGCGATTTGGTCGCGCCGCCTGGCTGGGCAAGGGGTATAACCCGTTCATTACCGCCCGCGATGCAGACCGAAAGAACTTTGAGGTGCCCAACCTGACGCTGTTACGCGGTCTGACTTCAGAACGTCTCAAAGACCGCAAGCAGTTACTAAAGGGGTTTGACGCCACACGCGAGATCATCGACAACAACGGCGTGGGCGATGCCATGGATCAGTTCACCCGGGAAGCCTTCGAGATGGTGGCCGGCGATGCGGCGCGGAATGCCTTTGATATCTCCCAGGAAGATGAGGCGACGCGCGACCGATACGGCAGGAACTCCTTCGGCCAGAATATTCTGCTGGCCCGCCGCCTGGTGGAACACGGGGTGACCGTCGCATCGGTACGGGTGACCGGCCCCAGCTGGGACGACCATCGTGATCTGGTCAAACGGATGAAGCAGAAAGCGATTCCCTACGACCGCGCCTTCGCGGCACTCGTGGAAGATCTGCACGCCCGCGGCATCGATAAAAAGGTGATGGTGGTAGCGATGGGCGAATTCGGTCGGACGCCGAAATTCAACAAGAACGCGGGCCGCGATCACTGGGGCCGTGTGATGAGCGTCGCTTTAGCGGGCGGCGGCATCAAAACCGGCCAGGTGATTGGTGCCTCCGACGCAGAAGGCGGGACGCCTATCGACGCGCCGTATCGCCCTGAGAATGTGCTGGCGATGCTCTACCGCCACCTGGGCATCGATCCCTCGACCACGTTCCTGGATCACAGTGGCCGCCCGCGGTACATCCTGGAACGCCGGGAGTTGATCAGCGAGCTGATTTGA
- a CDS encoding HAD family hydrolase: protein MRIQPRLRLLTLVLVLTCCVFQLNAADPLPSWNESATKQNIIQFVEKVTSKDSPDYVPPEHRIATFDNDGTLWTEKPQYFQVFFAIDRVKALAPQHPEWKTEEPFASVLKGDYKTAFAGGEAAVLKLVVATHTGMTTTEFEKIVNEWSKTARHPKTGRLFTQMVYQPMLELLAYMRSKGFKTFIVSGGGIEFMRPWTERVYGIPPQQVVGSSVKTKFEMREEGPVLIRLPEINFIDDKAGKPVGINSHIGLRPIAAFGNSDGDIQMLEWATGASGARFALLVHHTDAKREYSYNVGAVQALKDASEKGWTVVNMKDDWKVIYPPLKK, encoded by the coding sequence ATGAGAATTCAGCCACGTCTTCGCTTACTGACCCTGGTCCTTGTTCTGACCTGCTGCGTGTTTCAGCTAAACGCCGCTGACCCGCTCCCTTCCTGGAACGAATCTGCTACCAAACAGAACATCATTCAGTTTGTCGAAAAGGTAACGTCCAAGGATTCTCCCGATTACGTCCCTCCGGAACACCGCATTGCCACCTTCGACAACGATGGCACCCTCTGGACCGAAAAACCGCAGTACTTCCAGGTTTTCTTTGCCATCGATCGGGTCAAAGCCCTCGCCCCCCAGCATCCGGAATGGAAAACGGAGGAACCCTTCGCTTCGGTCCTCAAAGGTGATTACAAAACCGCCTTCGCCGGGGGAGAAGCAGCCGTCCTGAAACTGGTTGTCGCCACGCACACTGGCATGACCACCACGGAATTTGAAAAGATCGTCAACGAGTGGAGCAAAACCGCCCGGCATCCGAAAACCGGACGTCTCTTCACCCAGATGGTTTATCAGCCTATGCTCGAACTGCTGGCCTACATGCGTTCTAAAGGCTTTAAAACGTTCATCGTCTCGGGAGGTGGAATCGAATTCATGCGGCCCTGGACTGAACGTGTTTATGGCATCCCCCCCCAGCAGGTGGTCGGCAGCAGTGTCAAAACCAAATTTGAAATGCGTGAAGAGGGCCCCGTGCTGATTCGTCTGCCGGAAATCAACTTCATCGACGACAAAGCCGGCAAACCGGTTGGCATCAACTCGCACATCGGCCTGCGTCCTATCGCTGCCTTCGGAAACTCCGACGGTGACATCCAGATGCTCGAATGGGCCACCGGCGCTTCCGGTGCCCGCTTCGCCCTGCTCGTGCACCACACCGATGCCAAACGCGAATACTCCTACAACGTCGGTGCCGTACAGGCGCTGAAAGACGCCAGCGAAAAAGGCTGGACCGTCGTGAATATGAAGGACGACTGGAAAGTCATCTACCCGCCCCTCAAGAAATGA